One genomic window of Paenibacillus xylanilyticus includes the following:
- a CDS encoding cytochrome ubiquinol oxidase subunit I, whose translation MSSLDPVLLSRILTGLTLAVHIIFASIGVGVPLMIALAEWRGLRTNDIHYTLLARRWARGFVITVAVGVVTGTSIGLQLSLLWPMFMRVAGQAIALPLFMETFAFFVEAIFLGIYLYTWDRFKKKYTHMLLLIPVALGSSASAIFITTVNSFMNQPQGFTLINGIMKDIHPIAAMLNPATPTKVSHVLGSSYTLSAGILAGIAAFSLLRGRDHVYYKKALKLTTVCALVFAVSTVMIGDSSGKFLAKYQPEKLAAAEWHFKTMKEAPLVYGGILDENNEVKYAIEIPYALSILAGNRLDTEVKGLEEYPADLRPPLSIHYMFDLKVTTGVIILLIPVLYVFRRWLPGRKPYPKWLLLGIVFLGPLAMIAIELGWMFAEVGRQPWILRGYMKVSEAATTSTSVGWMLVLFILLYLVLCFSAIRVLSKLFRNKEAEKELDSLGLEGGIVH comes from the coding sequence ATGTCATCGCTGGACCCTGTTCTGCTCAGCCGGATTCTGACCGGTCTGACCCTGGCTGTACATATTATATTCGCCTCCATCGGCGTAGGCGTTCCGCTAATGATTGCGCTGGCCGAATGGCGGGGGCTGCGAACGAACGATATCCATTACACCTTGCTGGCACGCAGATGGGCACGGGGCTTTGTCATCACCGTGGCTGTAGGTGTCGTTACCGGAACCTCCATTGGTTTGCAGCTTAGCCTGCTGTGGCCGATGTTTATGCGGGTCGCGGGTCAGGCGATTGCCCTGCCGCTGTTTATGGAGACGTTCGCCTTTTTCGTGGAAGCGATCTTTCTGGGAATTTACCTGTATACCTGGGATCGGTTCAAGAAGAAATACACTCACATGCTGCTGCTCATTCCGGTAGCATTGGGATCATCCGCTTCGGCCATCTTCATTACAACCGTGAATTCCTTCATGAATCAGCCTCAAGGATTTACTTTGATTAATGGCATCATGAAGGATATTCATCCGATTGCAGCCATGTTGAACCCTGCTACGCCAACCAAGGTCTCTCACGTGCTGGGATCCTCATATACGCTCAGTGCCGGTATTCTTGCAGGTATCGCTGCGTTCAGTCTGCTGCGTGGTCGTGACCATGTTTATTACAAAAAGGCACTTAAGCTCACCACGGTATGTGCCCTAGTGTTTGCGGTTAGTACAGTCATGATCGGCGACTCCTCGGGCAAGTTTCTGGCGAAATACCAGCCGGAGAAGCTGGCTGCGGCAGAATGGCACTTCAAGACCATGAAGGAGGCCCCACTCGTCTATGGTGGAATACTCGACGAGAATAATGAGGTGAAATATGCGATTGAAATTCCGTATGCGCTCAGTATTCTCGCGGGGAATCGGCTGGACACCGAAGTGAAGGGACTGGAAGAGTATCCTGCTGATCTGCGGCCGCCGTTGTCCATTCATTACATGTTTGACCTGAAAGTAACGACAGGCGTGATCATCCTGCTGATTCCTGTTCTGTATGTGTTCCGCCGCTGGCTTCCGGGACGAAAGCCGTATCCGAAATGGCTCCTGCTCGGAATTGTTTTTCTCGGTCCACTGGCCATGATTGCCATTGAGCTGGGTTGGATGTTTGCCGAGGTAGGCAGGCAGCCATGGATTCTGCGGGGATACATGAAAGTGTCGGAAGCAGCTACTACCTCTACCTCGGTAGGATGGATGCTCGTTCTGTTCATCCTGTTATATCTGGTCCTGTGTTTTTCTGCTATTCGAGTACTCAGCAAGCTATTCCGGAACAAGGAAGCCGAGAAAGAGCTGGATTCGCTTGGACTTGAGGGAGGGATTGTCCATTGA
- a CDS encoding S-layer homology domain-containing protein, with protein sequence MMDNYRFAQKILFCLLSLLLIINEPAYVGAQIATKDIFNDIRYSYANYEINELARNKIIEGYKDGTFRPNQFINREEFATMVGRVLKLPVPTSNQWVPARVSSWAEPWIVAVMEAQIPNVLPNRHWFGAKNRVTKEEAIMWYVRGLGVGVKLEKMDNLPDFNDVDQISDEARNSVWLAQRLGIIQGNANGDLKPQSILDRQGAAAISYRVFRNAAKYKERALKLLEMVDSKEGSDSENPVDPGPTPPNPVDPGPTPSNPVDPGPTPPDPVDPGPTPPDPVDPGPTLPDPIDPGPTLPDPVDPGPTLPDPVDPGPTPPDPVDPVVDPITVSLATYTIPATHEAYGSNWKMVYTFIDVQGQEIPSNRLPADLQVTFSDDLQILGSDGDISNFYNIPPSGSSVEGQISVVSLQNGIDFNQSFSLTVEPSSIGQQYFGVSILLEDTGAQATTIAEMDEIRSMLSTIDPSLKVTWALDNRFVFNESQRPQLKRLLEYIDAYGDEVGIAAGYPNNNYSLSEWASEMNSWMYMYRYNALTNLHEGGTNGQSSVWNSIPEAYRPKSLSTYAVNPEQAMWLKQNFNIDSFMGWAATQYNVDQLSAEGSPLMPYWSNINNPMVPAQSSGDNSGLIFMNAITIDPIGSRYITGSSRWTIHPADPYVDEMSAFPQLRTTANYINNPYRNLNTQNYLSLVVGANWIMRTPNLKSNFSAYVNQFPAGAKTNIVGVHQLSETFKQRSGGSNDNTSFTLMFRGTGYTTSLGSYVSPENLRYLWMETKTERIILAKEDQETEWNVIDFTDYSRTPIPILPYTKHGAAEDISYVTGRNYKLAPDAPLAQSEVDRVKQRLQSILFNESVRIP encoded by the coding sequence ATGATGGATAACTACAGGTTTGCTCAGAAAATCTTGTTTTGCCTGTTAAGTCTGCTGTTAATCATTAATGAACCGGCATATGTAGGAGCACAAATTGCAACAAAAGATATTTTTAACGATATCCGATATTCATATGCAAATTATGAAATCAATGAGTTGGCACGAAACAAAATCATTGAAGGATATAAGGATGGAACCTTTCGTCCAAATCAGTTTATTAATCGTGAAGAATTTGCAACTATGGTAGGCCGAGTTTTAAAGCTTCCTGTACCCACGTCTAATCAATGGGTACCAGCTAGAGTTTCATCTTGGGCTGAACCATGGATCGTTGCTGTTATGGAAGCCCAGATACCCAATGTTTTACCAAATAGACACTGGTTTGGTGCCAAAAACCGAGTGACTAAGGAAGAAGCCATTATGTGGTACGTGAGGGGATTAGGTGTAGGAGTAAAGCTAGAAAAAATGGATAACTTGCCTGATTTTAATGATGTAGATCAGATTTCAGATGAGGCAAGAAACTCAGTTTGGCTAGCTCAACGACTTGGAATTATTCAGGGAAATGCGAATGGCGATTTGAAGCCACAGAGTATTTTAGATCGACAGGGAGCTGCTGCTATCTCTTATAGGGTATTTCGAAACGCAGCAAAGTACAAAGAAAGAGCCTTGAAGTTATTGGAAATGGTGGATTCCAAAGAAGGATCTGATTCGGAAAATCCGGTGGATCCAGGACCTACCCCGCCGAATCCGGTGGATCCAGGACCGACCCCGTCGAATCCGGTGGATCCAGGACCGACCCCACCGGATCCGGTAGATCCAGGGCCGACTCCGCCGGATCCGGTAGATCCAGGGCCGACCCTGCCGGATCCGATAGATCCAGGACCGACCCTGCCGGATCCGGTAGATCCAGGACCGACCCTGCCGGATCCGGTAGATCCAGGGCCGACCCCACCGGATCCGGTGGACCCTGTCGTGGATCCTATCACTGTTTCACTTGCTACCTATACGATTCCTGCAACGCATGAGGCTTACGGATCTAATTGGAAAATGGTATATACTTTTATAGATGTTCAGGGTCAAGAGATACCTTCCAATCGGCTACCTGCAGATCTACAAGTTACTTTTTCAGATGATTTGCAGATTTTAGGTTCGGATGGGGATATTTCAAATTTTTACAATATCCCGCCTTCAGGATCCTCAGTAGAAGGTCAGATCAGCGTAGTATCCTTGCAAAATGGAATTGACTTTAATCAATCTTTCAGTTTGACAGTCGAACCTTCTTCAATAGGACAACAATACTTTGGGGTTTCTATTTTGCTTGAAGATACCGGGGCTCAGGCGACAACCATTGCCGAAATGGATGAAATCCGAAGCATGTTGTCTACTATCGATCCATCATTAAAGGTGACATGGGCTCTGGATAACCGTTTTGTTTTTAATGAGAGTCAGCGTCCGCAATTAAAGCGTCTGTTAGAATATATAGATGCTTACGGCGATGAGGTAGGAATAGCAGCAGGTTACCCAAATAATAACTACTCGTTATCTGAATGGGCAAGTGAGATGAACTCATGGATGTATATGTATCGGTACAATGCATTAACCAACCTGCACGAGGGAGGAACGAATGGGCAATCTTCGGTTTGGAACAGCATTCCGGAAGCTTATCGGCCCAAGTCATTATCCACCTATGCAGTGAATCCCGAGCAAGCCATGTGGCTGAAACAAAATTTTAATATTGATTCGTTTATGGGATGGGCTGCAACGCAATATAACGTTGATCAACTTTCAGCGGAGGGTTCGCCTTTGATGCCTTACTGGTCCAATATTAACAATCCTATGGTGCCTGCTCAATCGTCTGGGGACAACAGTGGATTGATTTTCATGAATGCAATAACAATTGATCCTATCGGCTCACGTTACATCACAGGTTCATCCCGCTGGACAATTCATCCCGCAGACCCTTATGTTGATGAGATGAGTGCATTTCCCCAATTGCGGACAACGGCAAATTATATTAATAATCCGTATCGCAATTTAAACACTCAAAATTACTTATCACTAGTCGTAGGTGCTAATTGGATAATGCGAACTCCGAATTTAAAATCTAATTTTTCGGCCTATGTTAATCAATTCCCTGCAGGAGCAAAAACGAATATCGTGGGTGTACACCAGTTGTCAGAGACCTTCAAACAGCGTTCTGGAGGCAGCAATGATAACACCAGTTTCACTCTGATGTTCCGTGGTACGGGTTACACAACTTCATTGGGCAGCTATGTGTCTCCAGAAAATTTGCGCTATCTTTGGATGGAGACCAAGACAGAGAGAATAATATTAGCAAAAGAAGACCAAGAAACGGAATGGAATGTTATAGACTTTACAGATTATTCACGAACACCTATACCGATACTGCCTTACACCAAGCATGGTGCAGCAGAAGACATCAGTTATGTAACCGGGAGGAATTACAAGTTGGCTCCTGACGCACCTCTTGCACAATCTGAGGTGGATCGAGTGAAGCAGAGACTTCAATCTATACTATTTAACGAATCGGTACGTATACCTTAA
- the cydS gene encoding cytochrome bd oxidase small subunit CydS, translating to MNLEGVTGIPGITGLSFFEEFTIMYAPPLIIVAAIAFLFVYLAVCKNPKD from the coding sequence ATGAATCTGGAAGGGGTAACTGGCATTCCGGGCATAACGGGTTTGAGCTTCTTTGAAGAATTCACGATCATGTATGCACCGCCGCTCATTATTGTTGCTGCGATTGCGTTTCTGTTCGTGTATCTGGCAGTATGCAAAAACCCAAAAGATTAA
- a CDS encoding MBL fold metallo-hydrolase, translated as MPKIRYNNIDNVSTDKTLKEFKQWREQRRSKVKDYSYTVPKHPPELDYLHANRDETTITWIGHSTFFIQYYGLNIVTDPVWAEKMGFQRRLGPPGIPIQDIPPLDVILISHSHYDHLHLASLRKLVTAKTLLIVPDGLKRKMVRKGFHRCHEMKWWEHIVLGGVKITFVPAQHWTRRTLFDTNTSHWGGYVLEQHHGLTPSSEESAAASEQNEPSSDSRTQNSQQSEGPPVLYFVGDTGYFQGFKTIGERFDIGVTLMPIGAYEPEWFMTSQHVTPEEALQGFVESGSQLMVPMHYGTFKLADDTPKEALDRLEVERERLGIHKERIRVLGHGETLRIRHEDHRKS; from the coding sequence ATGCCGAAAATCCGTTATAACAACATTGATAATGTAAGTACGGACAAAACGTTAAAGGAATTCAAGCAGTGGAGGGAGCAGCGGCGGAGCAAGGTGAAGGATTATTCCTATACCGTGCCCAAACACCCGCCTGAGCTGGATTACCTGCATGCCAACCGGGATGAGACAACGATTACCTGGATCGGTCACTCCACTTTTTTTATTCAATATTATGGACTGAACATCGTGACTGACCCCGTGTGGGCCGAAAAAATGGGATTTCAACGGAGACTGGGTCCCCCCGGTATTCCGATTCAAGATATTCCACCGCTGGATGTCATCCTGATCTCCCATTCTCACTATGATCATTTGCATCTCGCTTCATTGCGGAAGCTCGTTACCGCCAAAACCTTGCTGATTGTACCGGATGGGCTTAAACGAAAAATGGTGCGCAAGGGCTTCCATCGTTGCCATGAGATGAAGTGGTGGGAGCATATCGTGCTCGGCGGCGTCAAAATCACCTTTGTCCCTGCACAGCACTGGACCCGCCGGACGTTGTTTGATACGAATACATCCCACTGGGGAGGCTATGTACTGGAGCAGCATCATGGGCTGACGCCATCATCCGAGGAGAGTGCGGCTGCAAGTGAACAGAACGAACCGTCCTCAGATTCAAGAACGCAGAATTCGCAGCAATCAGAGGGACCACCTGTTTTGTATTTTGTTGGGGATACAGGCTACTTTCAGGGCTTCAAAACGATTGGAGAGCGCTTTGACATCGGTGTTACGTTAATGCCGATTGGTGCCTATGAACCCGAATGGTTTATGACATCCCAGCACGTCACGCCGGAAGAAGCGCTGCAAGGTTTCGTGGAGTCCGGTTCACAGCTTATGGTTCCGATGCATTATGGCACGTTTAAACTCGCGGATGATACGCCTAAGGAAGCGCTGGATCGGCTGGAAGTTGAACGTGAACGACTCGGAATCCACAAAGAACGAATCCGGGTGCTCGGACACGGTGAGACCCTGCGTATTCGTCATGAGGATCATAGAAAGAGCTAA
- a CDS encoding ATP-binding protein, translated as MTRIAKDTLETMLAEKLRRPWIGTLVLTVLGTIGSIFPVSLFHGVNLVMGSLAALVVLRMFGGIYAMVSILLINMMYMLITGDWTHNLVDMTIVVPEIACVWYLQYKRKNTSVLKADTFYWIFMIIPFFVIGQWGLNKGLDNIQYYYLSYSVNGMVNALIAGVIIDYWITKYPTKRERPFTIPLSRIASKYVVAFVVVVSLMLITADSRRQMNDIKSSILANLKHAAYGVIQDSNRGILNLENITDSMQLYKEFYAVNLVIVDREERIVASAIDEINSGETLDLSGYHMIDIDETQVYQRNTDKFERDVLQNWKNTSFIYEINIPDVFPYKMLIEMDSKQYYSHVRKIYLLALQSIYLIMLTSMMVASPLSKKVVSPMKGLTRLTGSLPLILFRERQISWPSSHVTEVQILINNLRKMANVLVEQFEQIRQDKMTLEDRVNQRTSELQNSEEIKKAIIDSSIDPIVSVEPSGIIIEFNPAAEQLFGWQRKEVVGLVQASSLFKGASCEEIKNRLNGFGYVRHQRFVVLTDEISGLHRDGSTFPIEYKIVEIQVGNNESLYNLFIRDMTERTIAEEEKVRQALALENLNGELVKGKSAIEEQRDISEHFIESVREGLVMCDPKGVITIVNHQIELMFGLGHYRGKSISEFAKEIDNASTKVDLQLAEKVNSFLLRELSFIETEFTYGAVGSEGNVFSLYIKHVESPHKSINHGFLLVFRDRTEEERLNRMKNELISVVSHELRTPIAAIMGHVELMLMYDIPSEKRNQFMQTISAEGTRLTGLLDDFLDIQRLENDRMTYHMTYVPLLEMVEGVAEQWNLKAKQRIYVHALDGDFFAYADRNRMIQVLHNIVGNAVKYSPGADRIDITVWEGEEYLCVDVRDYGIGIAENVQDNLFTKFYRVDNSDHRQIGGTGLGLYISKRIVEDHEGTLTFSSTPNKGSTFMIRLPKYDELI; from the coding sequence ATGACAAGAATTGCAAAAGACACACTTGAGACGATGCTAGCTGAAAAATTAAGAAGACCTTGGATCGGAACGCTGGTTTTGACCGTTTTGGGAACGATAGGAAGCATTTTTCCGGTTAGTTTATTCCACGGTGTCAATCTAGTGATGGGGTCTTTAGCTGCTTTGGTTGTACTTCGGATGTTCGGCGGCATATATGCAATGGTTTCAATATTATTAATCAACATGATGTACATGCTCATAACCGGAGACTGGACACACAACTTGGTTGACATGACGATTGTTGTTCCTGAGATAGCGTGTGTCTGGTATCTCCAATATAAAAGGAAAAATACAAGTGTTCTAAAGGCAGACACCTTCTATTGGATCTTCATGATCATTCCTTTTTTTGTGATAGGACAGTGGGGGTTAAATAAGGGTTTGGACAACATTCAATACTATTATTTGAGTTATAGTGTGAATGGTATGGTCAATGCCTTAATCGCGGGAGTTATTATAGATTACTGGATTACCAAGTATCCAACCAAAAGAGAGAGACCCTTTACCATTCCTTTATCCCGAATTGCATCCAAGTATGTGGTGGCGTTTGTCGTCGTTGTTTCCTTGATGCTCATAACAGCCGACAGTCGCAGACAAATGAATGATATTAAATCTTCAATACTGGCCAATCTTAAACATGCTGCATATGGAGTAATACAGGATTCGAATAGAGGGATTTTAAACCTTGAAAATATAACAGATAGTATGCAACTATATAAAGAATTTTATGCCGTAAATTTAGTGATTGTAGACAGAGAAGAGAGAATTGTTGCATCCGCTATAGATGAAATAAATAGTGGGGAGACATTGGATTTAAGTGGGTACCATATGATTGACATTGATGAAACACAAGTATATCAGAGAAACACAGATAAATTTGAAAGAGACGTTTTACAAAATTGGAAAAACACGTCGTTTATCTATGAGATTAATATACCCGATGTATTTCCATATAAAATGCTCATTGAAATGGATTCCAAACAATACTACAGCCATGTTCGGAAAATTTATTTACTGGCTCTTCAGTCCATTTATCTAATCATGTTAACATCCATGATGGTGGCCTCCCCGCTAAGCAAAAAAGTAGTGAGTCCGATGAAGGGCCTTACCAGATTGACAGGCTCGCTACCGCTCATTTTATTTCGTGAGAGACAGATCAGTTGGCCTTCTAGCCATGTTACGGAAGTTCAAATTCTTATCAATAATCTAAGAAAAATGGCCAATGTACTCGTCGAGCAGTTTGAACAAATCCGACAGGACAAGATGACATTAGAGGATCGCGTAAATCAGAGAACGTCCGAGTTACAAAATAGTGAAGAAATCAAGAAGGCAATAATAGATTCTTCAATTGATCCTATTGTTTCCGTTGAACCGAGCGGAATCATCATAGAGTTTAATCCTGCTGCGGAGCAATTGTTTGGATGGCAACGAAAGGAAGTAGTTGGTTTGGTCCAAGCCTCCTCTTTGTTCAAAGGGGCAAGCTGCGAAGAGATCAAAAACCGATTAAATGGTTTTGGGTATGTCAGACACCAACGTTTTGTCGTACTTACTGATGAGATTTCTGGTCTGCATCGAGACGGTTCAACTTTTCCTATTGAGTACAAGATTGTAGAAATTCAGGTAGGGAATAATGAGTCCTTGTATAACCTTTTTATCAGAGACATGACAGAGCGGACTATCGCAGAAGAAGAAAAGGTCAGACAAGCTCTTGCTCTGGAAAACTTGAATGGAGAATTGGTCAAAGGAAAAAGCGCTATTGAAGAACAACGTGACATTAGTGAACATTTCATTGAGTCTGTCAGAGAAGGATTGGTAATGTGTGATCCAAAAGGTGTAATTACAATTGTAAATCACCAGATAGAACTAATGTTTGGGTTAGGGCATTACAGAGGGAAATCTATATCGGAATTCGCCAAGGAAATCGATAATGCCTCGACAAAAGTAGATCTTCAGTTGGCGGAAAAAGTGAATTCGTTCTTGTTGAGGGAACTATCGTTTATTGAAACTGAATTCACCTATGGCGCTGTGGGATCAGAAGGGAATGTGTTTTCACTATATATTAAGCATGTAGAGAGCCCTCACAAGTCTATAAATCATGGATTCTTGCTAGTTTTTAGAGATCGAACGGAAGAAGAGCGGTTAAACCGAATGAAGAATGAACTAATTAGCGTTGTATCTCACGAATTAAGAACACCTATTGCAGCAATTATGGGACACGTAGAATTGATGCTTATGTATGATATCCCTTCGGAAAAACGTAATCAGTTTATGCAAACCATATCTGCAGAGGGAACACGATTAACGGGTCTTTTAGACGATTTTCTGGATATTCAGCGTTTGGAAAATGACCGAATGACATATCACATGACATATGTGCCTTTGCTTGAAATGGTGGAGGGCGTTGCTGAACAGTGGAATCTCAAAGCAAAGCAACGAATATATGTGCATGCTCTGGACGGTGACTTCTTCGCTTATGCTGATCGAAATCGAATGATCCAGGTACTTCACAACATAGTAGGGAATGCAGTGAAATACTCTCCTGGTGCAGATCGCATAGATATTACCGTCTGGGAGGGAGAAGAATATTTGTGCGTAGACGTAAGAGATTACGGCATCGGAATTGCAGAAAATGTCCAAGATAATCTTTTTACGAAGTTTTATAGAGTTGATAATTCGGATCACAGGCAAATCGGGGGAACTGGACTGGGATTATATATTTCTAAGAGAATTGTTGAAGATCATGAAGGAACCTTAACCTTCTCGTCAACTCCCAATAAAGGCAGCACTTTTATGATACGGTTGCCTAAGTATGATGAATTAATTTAA
- a CDS encoding cytochrome d ubiquinol oxidase subunit II translates to MSFEIAGIAILWTFLFGYLIVASIDFGAGFFSFYSLLTGHENKIHNIIQRYLSPVWEVTNVFLIFFVVGLVGFYPDSAFYYGTALLVPGSLAIVLLAIRGVYYAYNTYGNHGKNSRIYMALYGATGLLIPAVFSTILAISEGGIIEQVGEQVFFRWGEFLTNPYTWSVVLLALVSVLYISAMFLSYYAKRAEDEAAFEVLREYALLWSLPTIFASFLAFLQINKQNPVHFDQMVNISWMFIASFICFVIAVSLVWKRKYLGSCFIAVMLQFAFAWYGYGRSHLPYILYPYINIYDSFTNRTMGIALITAFSLGLLVLIPSLILIMKLFLFDANYVRGQSGKKKG, encoded by the coding sequence TTGAGCTTCGAAATTGCTGGCATTGCGATATTATGGACATTTTTGTTTGGTTATTTGATCGTGGCTTCCATTGATTTTGGAGCAGGCTTTTTCAGTTTTTATAGCTTGCTCACAGGACATGAGAACAAAATCCATAACATTATTCAGCGCTACCTGTCACCAGTGTGGGAAGTGACGAATGTGTTTCTGATCTTTTTCGTCGTTGGTTTGGTAGGGTTCTATCCGGATAGTGCCTTTTATTATGGAACAGCTCTTCTGGTCCCCGGCTCCCTGGCTATTGTACTGCTGGCTATTAGGGGTGTCTACTACGCGTACAATACCTATGGCAATCATGGTAAAAACAGTCGCATTTACATGGCTCTATATGGTGCGACGGGATTATTGATCCCGGCTGTATTTTCTACGATATTGGCCATTTCAGAGGGCGGAATCATTGAGCAGGTTGGTGAGCAGGTGTTTTTTCGCTGGGGTGAATTCCTGACGAACCCATATACCTGGTCGGTTGTACTGCTTGCGCTTGTCAGTGTGCTTTATATTTCGGCGATGTTTCTGTCCTATTATGCCAAGAGAGCTGAAGATGAGGCGGCATTTGAAGTGCTGAGGGAATACGCACTGCTGTGGAGCTTGCCCACGATTTTTGCCAGCTTCCTGGCGTTCCTGCAGATTAACAAACAGAATCCCGTGCACTTTGATCAAATGGTCAATATTTCGTGGATGTTTATCGCATCGTTTATTTGTTTTGTGATTGCGGTCTCTCTTGTATGGAAGCGAAAGTACCTCGGCTCTTGCTTCATCGCCGTGATGCTTCAATTCGCCTTCGCCTGGTATGGATATGGCAGGTCGCATCTGCCTTATATCCTGTATCCGTACATTAACATCTATGACAGCTTTACCAACCGGACGATGGGGATCGCGCTCATCACGGCATTCAGTCTCGGTCTGCTGGTGCTGATTCCGTCGCTAATCCTCATTATGAAGCTGTTTCTGTTTGATGCGAATTACGTCCGTGGCCAATCGGGTAAAAAGAAAGGATGA
- a CDS encoding ABC-F family ATP-binding cassette domain-containing protein produces MISTSGITLRYGKRALFEDVNIKFTPGNCYGLIGANGAGKSTFLKILSGEIEANSGEVHITPGERMAVLKQNHFEYDEYPVLETVIMGHSRLYSIMKEKDALYAKADFTEEDGLRAGELEGEFAELNGWDAEPDAAALLIGLGIDRDMHEKKMTELSGNEKVRVLLAQALFGTPNNLLLDEPTNHLDLESIQWLENFLMDYEGTVIVVSHDRHFLNKVCTHIADIDFGKIQLYVGNYDFWYESSQLALALQRDANKKKEEKIKELQAFIQRFSANASKSKQATSRKKQLDKITLDDLRPSNRKYPFINFKPEREAGKQLLTVDRVSKSVEGENMLNDISFVVNKGDKIAFVGPNGNAKSLLFDVLMGEVEAEGGEYTWGVTTTQAYFPKDNSKYFDGVEMTLVDWLRQYSKDQDETYLRGFLGRMLFSGEEALKKASVLSGGEKVRCMLAKMMQTGANVLILDEPTNHLDLESITALNNGLIDFDGTMLFTSHDHQFIQTIANRIIEITPNGLIDRQMSYDEYLESDEIKELRKKMYPVEA; encoded by the coding sequence ATGATTAGTACAAGCGGCATCACGCTCCGCTACGGAAAACGTGCACTTTTTGAAGATGTGAATATCAAATTCACGCCAGGCAACTGTTATGGCCTGATCGGCGCCAACGGAGCCGGCAAATCAACATTCCTGAAAATTTTGTCCGGTGAAATTGAAGCAAACTCGGGAGAGGTGCACATTACCCCGGGCGAACGTATGGCCGTTTTGAAGCAAAACCACTTTGAATATGATGAGTACCCGGTTCTCGAAACCGTAATTATGGGCCACAGTCGTCTTTACTCGATTATGAAAGAGAAGGATGCACTGTATGCCAAAGCGGACTTTACTGAAGAAGATGGTCTGCGTGCTGGTGAGCTTGAAGGTGAATTCGCCGAGCTGAATGGCTGGGATGCTGAGCCGGATGCAGCGGCACTCCTGATCGGTCTGGGTATCGATCGTGACATGCATGAGAAGAAGATGACAGAGCTGAGTGGTAACGAGAAGGTTCGCGTTTTGCTGGCACAGGCATTGTTTGGTACTCCAAACAATCTGCTGCTCGATGAGCCTACCAACCACTTGGATCTTGAATCCATTCAATGGCTCGAGAACTTCCTGATGGATTATGAAGGTACCGTTATTGTGGTATCCCATGACCGTCACTTCTTGAACAAGGTATGTACACACATTGCGGATATCGATTTCGGTAAAATCCAGCTGTATGTAGGTAACTATGACTTCTGGTACGAATCCAGCCAACTGGCGCTCGCGTTGCAGCGTGATGCGAACAAGAAAAAAGAAGAGAAGATTAAAGAGCTGCAAGCCTTTATTCAACGTTTCTCCGCGAATGCATCCAAGTCGAAGCAAGCGACTTCGCGTAAGAAGCAGCTCGACAAAATCACGCTGGATGATCTTCGTCCATCAAACCGTAAATATCCGTTCATCAACTTCAAACCTGAGCGTGAAGCAGGCAAGCAATTGTTGACTGTTGATCGTGTAAGCAAATCGGTTGAAGGCGAGAACATGCTGAATGATATCAGCTTCGTGGTAAACAAAGGGGATAAAATTGCTTTTGTTGGTCCTAACGGTAATGCCAAATCTCTTCTGTTTGACGTTCTGATGGGCGAAGTAGAGGCTGAAGGCGGTGAATATACTTGGGGTGTAACGACAACTCAGGCTTATTTCCCGAAAGACAACTCCAAATACTTTGACGGCGTAGAGATGACTCTGGTGGATTGGTTGCGTCAGTATTCCAAAGATCAGGATGAAACGTATCTGCGTGGGTTCCTGGGTCGTATGCTGTTCTCCGGAGAAGAAGCACTCAAAAAAGCGAGTGTGCTGTCCGGGGGAGAGAAGGTTCGCTGTATGCTGGCGAAGATGATGCAAACGGGCGCGAACGTACTCATTCTGGATGAGCCAACGAACCACTTGGATCTCGAATCCATCACGGCACTGAATAACGGTCTGATCGATTTTGACGGCACGATGCTGTTCACTTCCCATGACCATCAGTTCATCCAAACCATTGCGAACCGGATTATCGAAATTACGCCAAATGGCCTTATTGATCGCCAAATGAGCTATGATGAATATCTGGAAAGTGATGAAATTAAAGAACTGCGCAAAAAAATGTACCCGGTTGAAGCTTAA